Proteins encoded by one window of Methanomassiliicoccus luminyensis B10:
- a CDS encoding polysaccharide pyruvyl transferase family protein, with product MKDELTITIANWAGVNTGDDAIFSSLLNVLKSAVSSKLTVYVLADNEKEIQRKFHSVAGTAPIFEYYKPQHLPRVLGFLRRSDLVIYGGGDLINGDLCSMSFLRLAKLMGVPVMCCSVGALPLQSSFQRFFTRRALNCMDAITVRDESSKDRLQALGVDKVPIQATADLAFLLLPKLDGNRLLENNGHSGASMTIGVNVRSQDEMYYFYSTWDEDKFLDTVASVCNRIISDLDAHIVFLPMETCERKKYYHTQVFDETIGHRILGNIERKDRFSMLAREYTPDELKGLLSHMDLLIAMRLHTLLIASDQGIPMVAFDYAPKLHSFMSQIGREDFLVDTTDLSEEGIMEKVRTALQDEGWRDKERVRSLCKRSQENVDVIKDVLETKEADHRKFYTHLPLVPLFVASNYAIDLVLAVKGRSARKTKRRRRPFSPVSTGSEKLFNPSLIQPFMVSPQVEKLFNSLKSAGIVSEDKAVSAEKATSLSKLPKAQCMNALAELEKMGAVKKRKKNNAVDYYLVKTAL from the coding sequence ATGAAGGATGAGCTGACGATAACCATAGCCAACTGGGCTGGCGTGAACACGGGCGACGATGCCATTTTCTCCTCTCTCCTGAACGTCCTTAAATCAGCGGTCTCTTCCAAACTGACCGTCTACGTCCTGGCGGACAACGAGAAGGAGATACAGAGAAAGTTCCACTCGGTCGCGGGCACCGCGCCCATATTCGAATACTACAAGCCCCAGCATCTGCCCCGGGTGCTGGGGTTCCTGCGGCGCTCGGACCTGGTGATCTACGGCGGCGGGGACCTCATCAACGGAGACCTCTGCAGCATGTCGTTCCTCCGCCTGGCCAAGCTGATGGGGGTTCCGGTAATGTGCTGCAGCGTCGGCGCCCTGCCCCTGCAGTCCTCGTTCCAGCGCTTCTTTACTCGAAGGGCGCTCAACTGCATGGACGCCATCACCGTGCGGGACGAGAGCTCCAAGGACCGGCTGCAGGCCCTGGGCGTGGACAAGGTACCCATCCAGGCAACGGCGGACCTGGCCTTCCTGCTGTTGCCCAAGCTGGACGGGAACAGGCTCCTGGAGAATAACGGGCATAGCGGAGCTTCGATGACCATCGGGGTGAACGTGCGCTCCCAGGACGAGATGTACTACTTCTATTCCACCTGGGACGAGGACAAGTTCCTCGACACCGTGGCCAGCGTGTGCAACCGTATCATCAGCGACCTGGACGCCCACATCGTCTTCCTGCCCATGGAGACCTGCGAGCGGAAGAAATACTACCATACCCAGGTGTTCGACGAGACCATCGGCCACCGCATCCTCGGCAACATCGAGAGGAAGGATCGCTTCTCCATGCTGGCTCGCGAGTACACCCCGGACGAGCTGAAGGGGCTGCTCAGCCACATGGACCTGCTGATAGCGATGCGCCTGCACACCCTTCTCATCGCCTCCGACCAGGGCATCCCCATGGTGGCGTTCGACTATGCGCCCAAGCTTCACTCATTCATGTCCCAGATCGGGCGGGAGGACTTCCTGGTGGACACCACCGACCTGAGCGAGGAGGGCATCATGGAGAAGGTCCGCACCGCGCTGCAGGACGAGGGATGGAGGGACAAGGAGCGGGTCCGCTCTCTGTGCAAGAGGTCGCAGGAGAACGTGGACGTGATCAAGGACGTGCTGGAGACCAAAGAGGCGGACCACCGGAAGTTCTACACGCACCTGCCGCTGGTCCCCCTGTTCGTCGCCTCCAATTACGCTATAGACCTCGTCCTGGCCGTCAAGGGCCGGTCCGCCCGAAAGACCAAGAGGAGGAGACGACCCTTTTCTCCAGTTTCCACAGGTAGCGAAAAACTTTTTAACCCCTCGCTAATCCAGCCTTTCATGGTCTCACCTCAGGTCGAGAAGCTCTTTAACTCACTGAAGAGCGCCGGAATAGTCTCCGAGGACAAGGCGGTAAGCGCTGAGAAGGCCACGTCCCTCTCCAAGCTTCCCAAGGCCCAGTGCATGAACGCATTGGCCGAACTGGAGAAGATGGGCGCGGTAAAGAAGCGCAAGAAGAACAACGCTGTAGATTATTATCTTGTGAAAACAGCTCTTTAA
- a CDS encoding flavin reductase family protein, translating to MSDNMRKITLGKKMPPLAMPICLVGANVGGKPNFCTIAWFTMIDDEPPMIGLVMAKERRTKDGIMENRTFSVNLPSTAMAAATDHCGLVSGRDVDKSDVFKVFYGELGSAPLIEESPVSMECRLSNVVEFETTDLMVGEVVQVHVDASVVPGGKIDYAMLDPLLYASGSAYHSLGEKKADAFKVGRNYRKK from the coding sequence GTGAGCGATAACATGCGCAAGATCACCCTCGGCAAGAAGATGCCGCCGCTGGCGATGCCCATCTGCTTGGTCGGTGCGAACGTGGGAGGAAAGCCCAACTTCTGCACCATCGCCTGGTTCACCATGATCGACGACGAGCCGCCCATGATCGGGCTGGTGATGGCCAAGGAGCGGAGGACCAAGGATGGGATCATGGAGAACCGGACCTTCTCGGTGAACCTGCCGAGCACGGCCATGGCCGCGGCCACCGACCACTGCGGACTGGTGTCAGGCCGCGATGTCGACAAGTCCGATGTCTTCAAGGTGTTCTACGGCGAGCTCGGCAGCGCCCCCTTGATAGAGGAGAGCCCCGTGTCGATGGAATGCCGGCTCAGCAATGTGGTGGAGTTCGAGACCACCGACCTGATGGTGGGCGAGGTCGTGCAGGTGCACGTCGACGCCTCAGTGGTCCCGGGCGGAAAGATCGACTATGCCATGCTCGACCCGCTGCTATATGCCTCCGGCAGCGCCTACCATTCCCTGGGGGAGAAGAAGGCCGACGCGTTCAAGGTCGGGAGGAACTACCGGAAAAAGTAG
- the vorB gene encoding 3-methyl-2-oxobutanoate dehydrogenase subunit VorB — translation MRKFVKGNEAAVIGALYAGCDVYFGYPITPASEIAHGAAEYFPQLGKVFLQAECETGSVNMIYGAASAGMLAMTASSGPGISLMQEGISYLAGAQLPAVIINVQRTGPGLGNIGPEQGDYNQAVKGGGHGNYRSIVLAPGSVQEMCDLTIKAFELAIKYRNPAIVLADAVLGQMMEPLRLPEKEAPRPDMSSWAVKGDAATRRNLITSIYLDPDRHEQHNLALQDKYESMKKDSMAESYLTDDAEIVLTGYGSAARIARSAVDRLRSQGVKAGLFRPITLSPFPEKELNAACGGKRVLVVEMSNGQYREDVRLYLDRRPSGIGLVNRMGGNLVKVEAVIDGAARMMEGRA, via the coding sequence ATGAGGAAGTTCGTCAAGGGGAACGAGGCCGCGGTCATCGGCGCTCTGTACGCCGGGTGCGACGTGTATTTCGGATATCCCATCACCCCGGCCAGCGAGATCGCCCACGGGGCCGCGGAGTACTTCCCCCAGCTGGGGAAGGTGTTCCTGCAGGCCGAGTGCGAGACGGGGTCGGTCAACATGATTTACGGTGCGGCCAGCGCCGGCATGCTCGCCATGACCGCCTCGTCCGGGCCGGGCATCAGCCTGATGCAGGAAGGCATCTCCTACCTGGCGGGAGCGCAGCTCCCGGCGGTGATCATCAACGTCCAGAGGACCGGCCCCGGTCTGGGCAACATCGGCCCGGAGCAGGGAGACTACAACCAGGCGGTGAAGGGCGGGGGCCACGGCAACTACCGCAGCATCGTGCTCGCTCCGGGCTCCGTCCAGGAGATGTGCGACCTTACCATAAAGGCGTTCGAGCTGGCGATCAAGTACCGCAACCCCGCCATAGTGCTCGCCGACGCCGTCCTGGGGCAGATGATGGAGCCGCTCAGGCTGCCAGAGAAAGAAGCGCCCCGGCCCGACATGTCGTCCTGGGCGGTGAAAGGGGATGCGGCCACCCGCCGGAACCTCATCACCTCTATCTACCTCGACCCGGACCGCCATGAGCAGCACAACCTTGCGCTGCAAGATAAGTACGAATCGATGAAGAAGGACAGCATGGCCGAGAGCTATCTGACGGACGACGCGGAGATAGTGCTCACCGGGTATGGTTCGGCGGCACGGATCGCCCGCTCCGCGGTGGACCGGCTGCGCTCGCAGGGGGTCAAGGCCGGGCTGTTCCGCCCCATCACCCTGTCCCCGTTCCCGGAGAAGGAGCTGAACGCCGCCTGCGGCGGGAAGAGGGTGCTGGTGGTGGAGATGAGCAACGGGCAGTACCGCGAGGACGTGAGGCTGTACCTCGACCGCCGGCCGTCCGGGATCGGTCTGGTCAACCGCATGGGCGGGAACCTGGTGAAGGTGGAGGCCGTGATCGACGGCGCCGCCAGGATGATGGAGGGGCGCGCATGA
- a CDS encoding 2-oxoacid:acceptor oxidoreductase family protein, with protein MIKKAAGFYDTFDRKDGSKTTTFCAGCGHGIAHKLIGEALADLGLQDRAVFVSPVGCAAFCYYYFDCGNVAAPHGRASAVATGLSRVLPDKVIVAYQGDGDLGAIGFNNAFQAANRGEKFACFFVNNSIYAMTGGQMAPTTLPGQKTTTTPFGRDVVRNGYPLKVCEVFSQLEAPVYVERVSVADTKRIMQAKKAIRRALEIQRDGKGFAFVEILSPCPTNWRMDPLKSAAFVTDHMEKVFPLGCYRDRSGEPTPQAGEIPRKGISELLGASEGGLEPRRDDSFRERRMKFSGFGGQGVLSLGLVIAEAAGKAGRYVSWFPSYGPEQRGGAASCAVVVGGREIGSPTVDEPDLLVAMNQPSLEKFLPAVVGGGTVLYDASIPVEVAAPEGVRMLAFPAGKIAAENGTPKAANTALLGALSALGLLDVPEEELLAALDQSFSAKPALIERNRKVYQAAKAWAGESLK; from the coding sequence ATGATCAAGAAGGCCGCCGGGTTCTACGATACCTTCGACCGAAAGGACGGAAGCAAGACCACCACGTTCTGCGCTGGGTGCGGCCACGGGATCGCGCACAAGCTGATCGGCGAGGCCCTCGCGGACCTCGGCCTTCAGGACCGCGCGGTGTTCGTGTCCCCGGTGGGATGCGCCGCCTTCTGCTACTACTACTTCGACTGCGGGAACGTGGCGGCGCCTCATGGGAGGGCTTCCGCCGTCGCCACCGGGCTGTCCCGGGTCCTTCCCGACAAGGTCATCGTGGCCTACCAGGGGGACGGCGACCTCGGGGCGATAGGCTTCAACAACGCCTTCCAGGCGGCCAACCGCGGCGAGAAGTTCGCCTGCTTCTTCGTCAACAATTCCATCTACGCCATGACCGGGGGGCAGATGGCCCCCACCACGCTCCCGGGCCAGAAAACCACCACCACGCCGTTCGGCCGCGATGTGGTCAGGAACGGGTACCCCCTGAAGGTATGCGAGGTGTTCTCCCAGCTGGAGGCGCCGGTGTACGTGGAGCGCGTGTCGGTAGCCGACACCAAGCGCATCATGCAGGCCAAGAAGGCGATCCGCAGGGCCCTGGAGATCCAGCGCGACGGCAAGGGCTTCGCGTTCGTGGAGATCTTATCGCCGTGCCCGACCAACTGGAGGATGGACCCCCTCAAGTCGGCGGCCTTCGTCACCGACCATATGGAGAAGGTGTTCCCCCTGGGCTGCTACCGCGACCGCTCCGGGGAGCCTACCCCCCAGGCCGGGGAGATCCCCCGGAAGGGCATCTCCGAGCTGCTGGGGGCCTCCGAGGGGGGCCTTGAGCCCCGGAGGGACGATTCCTTCCGGGAGAGGCGCATGAAGTTCTCCGGGTTCGGGGGACAGGGCGTCCTGAGCCTCGGCCTGGTGATCGCGGAGGCCGCCGGCAAGGCCGGCCGCTACGTCTCCTGGTTCCCCAGCTACGGGCCGGAGCAGCGGGGCGGGGCCGCCTCCTGCGCGGTGGTCGTGGGCGGCCGCGAGATCGGCTCTCCCACCGTGGACGAGCCAGACCTCCTGGTGGCGATGAACCAGCCCTCCCTGGAGAAGTTCCTGCCCGCCGTGGTCGGGGGCGGGACGGTGCTCTACGACGCGTCCATCCCGGTAGAGGTGGCGGCGCCGGAGGGAGTGAGAATGCTGGCGTTCCCCGCCGGGAAGATCGCCGCGGAGAACGGCACCCCCAAGGCCGCCAACACTGCGCTGCTGGGGGCCCTGAGCGCCCTGGGGCTGCTGGACGTTCCCGAAGAGGAACTGCTGGCCGCGCTGGACCAGAGCTTCTCTGCCAAGCCCGCCCTGATCGAGCGGAACCGCAAGGTCTACCAGGCCGCCAAGGCCTGGGCCGGGGAGAGCCTGAAATGA
- a CDS encoding alpha/beta fold hydrolase, translating into MPKVKVRSADIHYHVHGEGEPLLLITGFSGDLYNWKKAIPLLEKRYQVIAFDNRGSGLTEDDGTPFTMDDLADDAAGLLDTLGIEKSHVVGWSMGGNVAQLVAMRHPRRVGGLVLMSTYTKEPDRSRFAIDAMVHSVREGASMETFLQMMNAWCSTEGYYRGKESMCLNGNGCDPRILDGYARQKKALDAFTSKERLRDIRAPTLVIHGIEDIMVPLYFGEEVAASIPGAKFVTIPAAGHFLPPSGYAPAILRFLANHPLKD; encoded by the coding sequence ATGCCCAAGGTCAAGGTAAGAAGCGCCGACATACATTATCACGTCCACGGCGAGGGGGAGCCGCTGCTGCTCATCACCGGCTTCAGCGGCGACCTGTACAACTGGAAGAAGGCCATTCCGTTGCTGGAGAAGCGGTACCAGGTCATCGCTTTCGACAACCGCGGGAGCGGCCTGACCGAGGACGACGGCACACCGTTCACCATGGATGACCTGGCCGACGACGCCGCCGGCCTGCTGGATACATTGGGCATCGAGAAGTCGCATGTCGTAGGCTGGTCCATGGGGGGCAATGTGGCCCAGCTGGTGGCAATGCGGCATCCCCGCCGGGTCGGCGGACTGGTTCTCATGTCCACCTACACCAAGGAGCCCGATCGCTCCCGCTTCGCCATCGATGCGATGGTGCATTCCGTTCGGGAGGGGGCGAGCATGGAGACCTTCCTGCAAATGATGAACGCCTGGTGCTCCACCGAAGGATATTACCGGGGCAAGGAGTCGATGTGCCTGAACGGCAACGGGTGCGACCCCCGCATACTGGACGGGTACGCGAGGCAGAAGAAGGCGTTGGATGCCTTCACCAGCAAGGAGCGGCTCCGTGATATACGCGCACCGACCCTGGTCATCCATGGCATCGAGGATATCATGGTCCCGCTGTACTTCGGGGAGGAGGTTGCCGCGAGCATACCCGGCGCGAAGTTCGTCACCATCCCGGCGGCGGGCCACTTCCTCCCGCCCTCGGGGTACGCCCCGGCCATCCTGAGGTTCCTGGCCAATCACCCGCTGAAGGACTGA
- a CDS encoding cation:proton antiporter domain-containing protein, producing MDATMVFLIGSVALLVGFTADYLFRRYKAPDVLILIAFGAALGPAFTGLINESMAQSMTVLTPYVATLALVVIMFHAGMGLHIREVLTSLNRALVQTVVAFMISLALVAGICFFALRWDLMTSLLMGAILGGTSAAIVIPLINGLKVSGNAKIILTLESAIVDVLSVIVAMVLIGVILSGKADLGGIAVMMVSTFLISILAGFVAGLIWLKVLSRLSGKPFSYMVTLGVMLGVYAMTEVLVGGTGGGTLAALVFGLTLSNGEELASILRRDARNYVCDEHISTLHDEITFFVRTFFFIYLGIVVTTMSVTMFHIAAGVTMSVAIILGRYLCTRHFSRRLVSTKIDREAMMFMMPRGLCAAVLASLPLSMGAVSVEMGEAIMGAVTIVILITTAVASFGAFYMHRGLAKEEKAAELATLSPPAEGPSGGQA from the coding sequence ATGGATGCGACCATGGTGTTCTTGATAGGGTCCGTGGCCCTGCTCGTAGGGTTCACGGCGGACTATCTGTTCAGGCGATACAAGGCCCCGGACGTGCTGATCCTCATCGCGTTCGGGGCGGCCCTCGGGCCGGCCTTCACCGGCCTTATCAACGAATCCATGGCCCAGAGCATGACCGTACTGACACCCTACGTGGCGACCCTGGCCCTGGTCGTGATAATGTTCCATGCGGGGATGGGCCTCCATATCAGGGAGGTGCTGACCTCCCTCAACCGGGCGCTGGTCCAGACCGTGGTCGCCTTCATGATATCCCTGGCCCTGGTGGCGGGGATATGTTTCTTCGCCCTGCGGTGGGACCTCATGACCTCGCTGCTCATGGGCGCCATCCTCGGCGGCACCAGCGCGGCAATCGTCATCCCGCTGATCAACGGCCTCAAGGTCTCCGGGAACGCCAAGATCATTCTCACTCTCGAGTCGGCCATCGTGGACGTCCTCTCCGTGATCGTGGCGATGGTGCTTATCGGGGTCATACTCTCGGGGAAGGCCGACCTGGGCGGGATCGCGGTGATGATGGTGTCGACCTTCCTGATCTCCATTCTGGCAGGCTTCGTGGCCGGACTTATCTGGCTAAAGGTCCTGTCCAGACTCTCGGGGAAGCCGTTCTCCTACATGGTCACCTTGGGGGTCATGCTGGGCGTGTACGCGATGACCGAGGTGCTGGTCGGGGGGACCGGCGGGGGAACGCTGGCGGCGCTGGTATTCGGTCTGACCCTGTCCAATGGCGAGGAGCTGGCCAGCATCCTCCGGAGGGATGCCCGCAACTACGTCTGTGACGAGCACATCAGCACCCTTCACGACGAGATCACCTTCTTTGTCCGGACCTTCTTCTTCATCTACCTGGGCATTGTGGTGACGACCATGTCCGTCACCATGTTCCACATCGCGGCGGGGGTGACAATGTCCGTGGCCATCATCCTGGGCCGGTATCTCTGCACCCGCCACTTCTCCCGGCGCCTGGTGTCCACCAAGATCGACCGGGAGGCCATGATGTTCATGATGCCCCGGGGCCTGTGCGCGGCGGTCCTGGCGTCCCTCCCCCTGTCCATGGGGGCGGTGAGCGTGGAGATGGGAGAGGCGATCATGGGGGCCGTTACCATCGTGATCCTGATCACCACTGCGGTGGCCTCGTTCGGCGCGTTCTACATGCACCGCGGCCTGGCAAAAGAGGAGAAGGCCGCAGAACTCGCGACGCTCTCGCCCCCCGCCGAGGGGCCGTCCGGGGGGCAGGCATGA
- the msrB gene encoding peptide-methionine (R)-S-oxide reductase MsrB, producing MASKNVGNVEKLVRSEEEWKRILPSDKYRILRQGGTEPAFHNEYWDEHRAGTYVCGGCGLPLFSSDAKFDSGTGWPSFFAPIAPQNVETAEDVRYGMMRTEVKCVRCGGHLGHLFDDGPRPTGLRYCMNSGSLDFRPEK from the coding sequence ATGGCTTCCAAGAACGTGGGAAACGTGGAAAAGCTAGTGCGGAGTGAAGAGGAGTGGAAGAGGATATTGCCCTCGGACAAGTACCGCATCTTGAGGCAGGGAGGGACCGAGCCAGCATTCCATAATGAGTACTGGGACGAGCATCGTGCCGGGACCTACGTGTGCGGGGGGTGCGGCCTTCCCCTGTTCTCATCTGATGCCAAGTTCGATTCCGGGACGGGATGGCCCAGCTTCTTCGCCCCCATCGCCCCGCAGAACGTGGAGACCGCCGAGGACGTCCGGTACGGCATGATGCGCACCGAGGTCAAGTGCGTCCGCTGCGGGGGGCACCTGGGCCATCTCTTCGATGACGGCCCGAGGCCCACCGGGCTGCGCTACTGTATGAACTCGGGCTCGCTGGACTTCAGGCCTGAGAAGTAA
- a CDS encoding 4Fe-4S dicluster domain-containing protein, producing the protein MSAAKETLLPRPVIIEDECKGCGRCIAACPKKVLRPAPRPNRRGFVPAEYVGEGCTGCAICFYNCPEIYAIEVHTADREGRR; encoded by the coding sequence ATGAGCGCCGCCAAGGAAACGCTGCTTCCCCGACCCGTCATAATCGAGGACGAATGCAAGGGCTGCGGCAGATGCATCGCCGCCTGCCCCAAGAAGGTGCTGAGGCCCGCTCCCCGGCCCAACCGGAGGGGCTTCGTGCCCGCCGAGTACGTGGGGGAGGGCTGCACCGGCTGCGCCATCTGCTTTTACAATTGCCCGGAGATCTACGCCATCGAGGTCCACACCGCGGACAGGGAGGGAAGGCGATGA
- a CDS encoding helix-turn-helix domain-containing protein, which produces MSSSQLLGTRIRTYRERLGLSVEDLAKNAGLDAALVSNVEDGAVYPSISVLVKLSRALGQRVGTFMDDQFVDGPVIVRAGERKDDGTPHRGAGPANYRYYPLGQGKTDRHMEPFYIDIEPNGEESLSSHEGEEFIIVVSGEVEVQVGKEASRLKAGDSIYYNSIVPHLVKAAGAERAAIYAVVYTPF; this is translated from the coding sequence ATGTCGTCGTCTCAGCTGCTAGGAACCAGGATACGCACGTACCGCGAGAGGCTCGGCCTGTCGGTCGAGGACCTCGCCAAGAACGCCGGCCTTGACGCCGCCCTCGTGAGCAACGTGGAGGACGGCGCGGTCTATCCGTCCATCAGCGTCCTGGTGAAGCTCTCCAGGGCGCTGGGCCAGAGAGTGGGGACGTTCATGGACGACCAGTTCGTGGACGGCCCGGTCATCGTCCGCGCCGGCGAGAGGAAGGATGACGGCACCCCGCATCGCGGCGCGGGGCCAGCGAACTATCGCTACTACCCTCTGGGGCAGGGGAAGACCGATCGCCACATGGAGCCGTTCTATATTGACATAGAGCCGAACGGGGAGGAGTCCCTGTCGTCCCATGAGGGCGAGGAGTTCATCATCGTGGTATCCGGTGAAGTGGAGGTGCAGGTCGGGAAGGAGGCCAGCCGCCTCAAGGCCGGGGACTCCATCTACTACAATTCCATAGTGCCGCACCTGGTGAAGGCCGCGGGCGCCGAGAGGGCGGCCATCTACGCCGTGGTGTACACGCCGTTCTGA
- a CDS encoding flavin reductase family protein → MKVSIEMPALPMAVVVAGTVVRGRPNFMPAGWVTMANMSPPQLSIAVAKGRYTAEGILEAGAFSINLVTAEMVEKADYCGLFSGRDTDKSDVFETFKGELEMAPLITDSPMAAECLVARTLELPTHYLFVGEVKNAYADEKYVENGKADLLGMRPLVLTMPDNHYRMLGETVAQAWDVGRRLKIAEKR, encoded by the coding sequence ATGAAGGTCAGTATCGAGATGCCCGCGCTCCCCATGGCCGTCGTGGTGGCGGGGACCGTGGTGAGAGGAAGGCCGAACTTCATGCCAGCGGGCTGGGTCACCATGGCCAACATGAGCCCGCCCCAGCTGTCCATAGCCGTGGCCAAGGGGCGGTACACCGCGGAGGGCATTCTGGAGGCCGGTGCGTTCTCCATCAACCTGGTCACGGCGGAGATGGTGGAGAAGGCCGACTATTGCGGACTGTTCTCCGGCCGGGACACCGACAAGTCGGACGTGTTCGAAACGTTCAAAGGAGAGCTGGAGATGGCCCCGCTGATAACCGATTCCCCCATGGCCGCGGAGTGCCTGGTGGCCAGGACGCTGGAGCTCCCGACCCACTACCTCTTCGTCGGCGAGGTCAAGAACGCCTACGCCGACGAAAAGTACGTGGAGAACGGGAAAGCGGACCTCCTGGGGATGAGACCGCTGGTGCTGACGATGCCGGACAACCACTACCGCATGCTGGGGGAGACGGTCGCCCAGGCCTGGGACGTGGGGCGGCGGCTGAAGATAGCGGAAAAGCGCTGA
- a CDS encoding AMP-binding protein, which translates to MFRQEITREATLGQLLDETVAKCPDTDAVVYADRNYRQTWREFSATIDRVAKGLMALGVKKGEKVAVWATNVPHWVTLQFATARIGAILLTININYKRAEIDYVLKQSETENIFIIDGYRDTDYLAMMYDLVPELKERPRGQLRSANYPHLKRVLFLGPEKHRGLYAMDEVMDVASQTSDAEYRERQSQLSCYDVVNMQYTSGTTGFPKGVMLTHHNIGNNGYWIGSYMNFGPQDRICIPVPLFHCFGCVLGVMSSLNTGATMVILEKYDPVNVMMSVEKERCTALYGVPTMFITVLDHPLFSKFDFSTLRTGIMAGSPCPVKSMHEVVEKMNMSECTIVFGLTESSPGMTQTRWDEPDINKKCSTVGQPLPGVEVKLFDPDTGKECGAGEHGEVCCRGYNVMKGYYKMPVETEKAIDKNGWLHSGDIGMMDKDGYLSITGRLKDMIIRGGENIYPKEVEDFIHHMPGVQDVQVVGVPSKKYGEQPGAYVILYPHVQMTPEDVQDFCRGQIAFYKIPKYVAFVDSFPLTASGKIMKYKLREDAAKRWPDA; encoded by the coding sequence ATGTTCCGCCAAGAGATCACCAGGGAAGCGACCCTCGGACAGCTTCTCGACGAAACGGTGGCCAAGTGCCCCGACACCGACGCGGTGGTGTACGCCGACCGCAACTACCGGCAGACCTGGAGGGAGTTCTCCGCCACCATCGACCGGGTGGCCAAGGGCCTCATGGCCCTGGGGGTGAAGAAGGGTGAGAAGGTAGCGGTGTGGGCGACCAATGTTCCGCACTGGGTCACCCTGCAGTTCGCCACTGCCCGCATCGGGGCGATCCTGCTCACCATCAACATCAACTACAAGCGCGCCGAGATCGACTACGTCCTCAAGCAGTCGGAGACGGAGAACATCTTCATTATCGACGGGTACCGCGACACCGACTACCTGGCCATGATGTACGACCTGGTGCCCGAGCTGAAGGAGCGGCCCCGGGGCCAGCTCCGTTCGGCGAACTATCCGCACCTGAAGAGGGTGCTGTTCCTGGGGCCGGAGAAGCATCGCGGGCTGTACGCCATGGACGAGGTCATGGACGTTGCCTCGCAGACCTCCGACGCCGAGTACAGGGAGCGGCAGTCGCAGCTCTCTTGCTACGACGTCGTGAACATGCAGTACACCTCCGGGACCACCGGGTTCCCGAAGGGAGTGATGCTCACCCACCACAACATAGGCAACAACGGCTACTGGATCGGCTCGTACATGAACTTCGGCCCCCAGGACCGCATCTGCATCCCGGTGCCGCTGTTCCACTGTTTCGGGTGCGTGCTGGGGGTCATGTCCAGCCTGAACACCGGGGCGACGATGGTCATACTGGAGAAGTACGACCCCGTCAACGTCATGATGTCAGTGGAGAAAGAGAGATGCACCGCGCTGTACGGCGTGCCGACCATGTTCATAACCGTGCTCGATCATCCCCTGTTCAGCAAGTTCGACTTCTCCACCCTGCGGACCGGGATCATGGCGGGGTCCCCCTGCCCGGTGAAGAGCATGCACGAGGTGGTGGAGAAGATGAACATGAGCGAGTGCACCATCGTGTTCGGCCTCACCGAGTCGTCGCCCGGCATGACGCAGACCCGCTGGGACGAGCCGGACATCAACAAGAAGTGCTCCACGGTGGGGCAGCCGCTCCCGGGGGTGGAGGTGAAGCTGTTCGATCCCGACACCGGGAAGGAGTGCGGCGCGGGCGAGCACGGCGAGGTGTGCTGCCGGGGCTACAATGTCATGAAAGGCTACTACAAAATGCCCGTGGAGACCGAGAAGGCCATCGACAAGAACGGCTGGCTCCACTCCGGCGACATCGGGATGATGGACAAGGACGGTTACCTTTCGATCACCGGCCGGCTCAAGGACATGATCATCCGGGGAGGGGAGAACATCTACCCAAAAGAGGTGGAGGACTTCATCCACCACATGCCCGGCGTGCAGGACGTGCAGGTCGTGGGCGTGCCCTCGAAGAAATACGGGGAGCAGCCGGGTGCCTATGTCATCTTGTACCCCCACGTTCAGATGACCCCGGAGGACGTGCAGGACTTCTGCCGCGGCCAGATCGCCTTCTACAAGATCCCGAAATATGTGGCCTTCGTGGATTCCTTCCCCCTGACCGCCTCGGGCAAGATCATGAAGTACAAGCTGAGGGAGGACGCGGCGAAGCGCTGGCCGGACGCGTAA